In one Lachnospiraceae bacterium GAM79 genomic region, the following are encoded:
- a CDS encoding SpoIIE family protein phosphatase has protein sequence MNEKKVNRMLLYLIGFLCGHSAIVGMHPFMVPMLIAVYYMRQSTFGLFTAMLFGGAALYGGPGWNTEQIFRMGPYVMGMGENSAAYFLIKYSVILVAVLVCMNLEGGLKCRRSGGTRTYLILAGSCGLIIFVWSFICGMYIFGMQDAVLMALFETVISVGTIPVFQTGTQVLLLQKRERDKYNEELLGVLVLTAVCMWGMPYMIGRAVSWLLMCSLYVSWYTLHRFGAGYGMAVTGVCGFIAAVKSGRPELVGGFFIFAILILAGRALSDKRKMGTIMAVTVACILTGLMYDDYFLTFDGIKSVGSALLIFAATPKWLLTVQDGWIQSQYNLQTATEMNRITAEKIRELSGAFKRIEYTLAGCGPAAARVDLGEVGDMIGRFSDNLETAEPVSLNREERLRASFMEHGVIMTHLSSMKNEMNHIQYYITARTKNKRIMLSRDAAEIMSEVLDKQIRVSEDTPAIISENDRVIVFEECAKYRCTYFVRRIKKYGSNVSGDNFSVKEHEDGRLIMMISDGMGSGSLASCESTLMIDTMEELLDAGFDPSYGITFSNDCISAKNSGRCFTTFDMGIIDLYSGELTQYKQGAAPTYIIHEGDTEVLRGASLPIGVLESAECDVIHQELQPEDRVVMVSDGALGDEDEMQEIISTLKTDDCKETLDRIVSQVLFRCKGKLEDDVTVIVAKLEIA, from the coding sequence ATGAATGAAAAAAAAGTGAATCGTATGCTGTTATATCTGATCGGATTTCTATGCGGACATTCTGCGATCGTTGGTATGCATCCGTTTATGGTTCCGATGCTTATTGCAGTTTATTATATGAGACAGAGTACGTTCGGTCTGTTCACAGCAATGCTTTTTGGCGGGGCGGCGTTATATGGCGGACCGGGTTGGAACACGGAACAGATATTCCGGATGGGACCGTATGTGATGGGAATGGGTGAAAACTCTGCTGCGTATTTCTTGATAAAATACAGTGTGATCCTGGTGGCTGTTCTGGTCTGCATGAACCTGGAAGGTGGATTGAAATGCAGGCGATCGGGAGGAACTCGTACATATCTGATACTTGCCGGAAGCTGTGGATTAATAATATTCGTCTGGTCGTTTATATGTGGTATGTACATTTTCGGTATGCAGGATGCGGTGCTTATGGCTTTATTTGAAACAGTGATATCTGTCGGAACGATACCTGTATTTCAGACAGGAACACAGGTTTTGTTGTTACAGAAAAGAGAGAGAGATAAGTACAATGAGGAATTGCTGGGGGTTCTTGTTCTGACTGCTGTCTGTATGTGGGGAATGCCATATATGATCGGTAGGGCAGTGAGCTGGCTGTTAATGTGTAGTCTTTATGTGTCGTGGTATACACTTCACAGGTTTGGTGCAGGTTACGGAATGGCTGTCACAGGCGTATGCGGATTCATTGCGGCGGTTAAGAGCGGAAGACCGGAATTAGTCGGTGGATTTTTTATATTTGCAATATTGATCCTTGCAGGGCGCGCACTTTCGGATAAAAGAAAAATGGGAACCATTATGGCGGTAACTGTAGCCTGTATTCTGACGGGACTTATGTATGATGATTATTTCCTGACATTTGATGGAATCAAAAGTGTGGGAAGTGCGCTGCTGATCTTTGCGGCGACCCCCAAATGGTTGCTTACGGTTCAGGATGGATGGATTCAGTCACAGTATAATCTTCAGACGGCGACTGAGATGAACCGTATCACAGCAGAGAAGATACGGGAATTATCCGGGGCATTTAAACGGATCGAATATACGCTGGCAGGATGTGGACCTGCTGCAGCAAGAGTGGATCTGGGTGAGGTCGGAGATATGATCGGAAGATTTTCCGATAATCTGGAAACTGCTGAACCGGTTTCATTGAACAGGGAAGAACGGCTTCGTGCAAGCTTTATGGAGCATGGGGTTATCATGACACATTTATCATCTATGAAGAATGAGATGAATCATATTCAGTATTATATAACAGCAAGAACGAAGAATAAGAGGATCATGCTGTCGAGGGATGCGGCAGAAATCATGTCTGAGGTATTGGACAAGCAGATTCGCGTGTCAGAGGATACACCTGCGATCATATCGGAAAATGATCGTGTGATCGTATTTGAGGAATGCGCAAAATATCGTTGTACATATTTTGTCCGTAGAATTAAAAAATATGGGTCAAATGTCTCGGGGGATAATTTTTCGGTAAAGGAGCATGAGGATGGCAGGCTTATTATGATGATATCAGACGGAATGGGCAGCGGAAGCCTTGCGTCCTGCGAAAGTACATTGATGATCGATACAATGGAGGAATTGCTGGATGCCGGATTTGATCCCTCTTATGGAATAACATTTTCAAATGACTGCATATCGGCAAAGAACAGTGGGAGGTGTTTTACGACATTTGATATGGGAATCATAGATCTGTACAGCGGAGAATTGACACAGTATAAGCAGGGGGCAGCACCGACTTATATTATTCATGAAGGGGATACGGAGGTGCTGCGGGGAGCATCCCTGCCGATCGGTGTCCTTGAATCTGCGGAATGCGATGTGATCCATCAGGAACTACAGCCGGAAGATCGGGTAGTAATGGTAAGTGATGGAGCTTTGGGAGATGAGGATGAGATGCAGGAGATCATTTCCACGCTGAAAACGGATGACTGCAAGGAGACACTTGATCGTATTGTCTCACAGGTGCTTTTCCGCTGTAAAGGTAAACTTGAGGATGATGTGACGGTGATCGTGGCAAAATTGGAAATAGCATAA
- the tilS gene encoding tRNA lysidine(34) synthetase TilS, translated as MTENTLEEQIYQFIKEQNLLEAGDNCIVGVSGGADSICLLTVLAGLREKIELKLYAVHVNHMIRGTEADADESYVAEYCKKLGIPCDCYHIDVPQLAKEQKLTEEEAGRNARYGAFARAADKYGITDYKVAVAHNKNDVAETVLLNMVRGTGIAGMAGIPVKRDRIVRPLLSCTRTEIEAYLEQQGIQYCTDSTNLENDYARNKIRNQVIPAFNEINTQAAAHISQAAAYAGMYDTYVMKQVGYFLDEHMEIRKQTGKTDAYVLEIGKLREQDELIEDLVILELIGRVSGGRKDIGQNHVREVKKLYQAAAGSRIMLPHGGMVYQNYGYLCFEKAAEGARDVDWQEIVIKGAGEYILPGMGRMKIEIFEKSVHLDLTKKEYTKFADYDRIQNGITIRKYMENDYMVIASDGSTKKINRLFSSCKIPVAERLQIPLVASEHDIIWAVGVRLSEKYKVRPDTKRVICLEYIPEGENEDERADQSHDI; from the coding sequence ATGACAGAAAATACATTAGAAGAACAGATTTATCAATTTATAAAAGAACAGAATTTGCTTGAAGCAGGAGATAACTGCATCGTTGGTGTGTCCGGCGGAGCGGATTCCATCTGCCTGCTGACGGTTCTTGCAGGACTTCGGGAGAAAATAGAACTCAAGTTATATGCGGTCCATGTTAACCATATGATCCGCGGAACAGAGGCAGATGCAGATGAATCTTATGTGGCAGAGTATTGTAAGAAGCTTGGAATACCATGTGACTGTTACCATATCGATGTGCCGCAGCTTGCAAAGGAACAGAAGCTGACGGAGGAAGAAGCGGGAAGAAATGCACGGTATGGGGCATTTGCCCGGGCAGCGGACAAGTATGGCATCACTGATTATAAGGTGGCAGTTGCTCATAACAAAAATGATGTAGCAGAGACGGTATTGCTCAACATGGTAAGGGGAACGGGGATTGCCGGAATGGCCGGAATACCGGTAAAGCGGGACCGGATCGTGCGTCCGTTACTTTCATGTACCAGAACGGAGATTGAGGCTTATCTGGAACAGCAGGGGATACAGTATTGTACGGATTCCACAAATCTGGAAAATGATTATGCCAGAAATAAGATCCGTAATCAGGTGATTCCGGCATTTAATGAGATAAACACACAGGCAGCGGCACATATCAGTCAGGCAGCAGCCTATGCGGGTATGTATGATACCTATGTGATGAAGCAGGTAGGATATTTTCTGGATGAACATATGGAGATACGGAAACAGACCGGAAAAACAGATGCATATGTATTGGAAATCGGGAAGCTACGGGAACAGGATGAACTGATCGAGGATCTTGTGATCTTAGAATTGATTGGCAGAGTCAGCGGCGGAAGAAAGGATATCGGTCAGAACCATGTAAGAGAAGTGAAGAAGCTGTATCAGGCAGCTGCGGGAAGCCGGATCATGCTTCCGCATGGTGGAATGGTATATCAGAATTACGGATATCTGTGTTTTGAGAAGGCAGCAGAGGGCGCACGCGATGTCGACTGGCAGGAGATAGTTATAAAAGGTGCAGGTGAATATATCCTGCCCGGAATGGGAAGGATGAAGATTGAAATATTTGAGAAATCTGTTCATTTAGATTTAACAAAAAAAGAGTATACGAAGTTTGCAGATTATGATAGAATACAGAATGGCATTACTATCAGGAAATATATGGAAAATGACTATATGGTGATTGCATCAGACGGCTCAACGAAGAAGATAAACCGGTTATTTTCATCCTGTAAGATACCGGTGGCAGAGCGTTTGCAGATACCGCTTGTAGCTTCCGAACATGACATCATCTGGGCAGTAGGCGTCCGGTTGAGTGAGAAGTACAAGGTACGGCCTGATACAAAAAGAGTAATATGTTTAGAATATATACCAGAAGGAGAAAATGAAGATGAAAGAGCAGATCAAAGTCATGATATCTGA